A single Neoarius graeffei isolate fNeoGra1 chromosome 23, fNeoGra1.pri, whole genome shotgun sequence DNA region contains:
- the LOC132871588 gene encoding myelin basic protein-like isoform X1 has protein sequence MASSGSAGQSGFRLGRGKKNPGVMDQIGKFFGGDKKRKSKGSFRGALSVSPQRSSHSSPRRRTGGDNAVVHFFRSIVSPAPKKSRWHSFTSKLGMGDQKGHGSVKAQKGRAGDGQGTLTRIFKMGGTRAASPAKR, from the exons ATGGCATCTTCAGGCTCAGCAGGACAGTCCGGCTTCAGGCTCGGGCGTGGGAAGAAAAACCCTGGAGTGATGGATCAGATTGGAAAATTCTTCGGAGGAGATAAGAAGCGGAAGAGCAAG GGCTCTTTCCGTGGTGCTCTCTCTGTTTCCCCTCAGAGGTCAAGTCACTCATCTCCTCGTCGCCGCACTGGTGGCGACAATGCTGTCGTTCACTTCTTCAGATCTATC GTGTCTCCTGCTCCTAAAAAATCTAGG TGGCATTCTTTCACATCTAAACTAGGCATG GGGGATCAGAAGGGACATGGCTCAGTGAAGGCGCAAAAAGGGCGTGCAGGAGACGGACAGGGCACGCTGACCCGCATCTTCAAAATG
- the LOC132871588 gene encoding myelin basic protein-like isoform X2, with translation MASSGSAGQSGFRLGRGKKNPGVMDQIGKFFGGDKKRKSKGSFRGALSVSPQRSSHSSPRRRTGGDNAVVHFFRSIVSPAPKKSRGDQKGHGSVKAQKGRAGDGQGTLTRIFKMGGTRAASPAKR, from the exons ATGGCATCTTCAGGCTCAGCAGGACAGTCCGGCTTCAGGCTCGGGCGTGGGAAGAAAAACCCTGGAGTGATGGATCAGATTGGAAAATTCTTCGGAGGAGATAAGAAGCGGAAGAGCAAG GGCTCTTTCCGTGGTGCTCTCTCTGTTTCCCCTCAGAGGTCAAGTCACTCATCTCCTCGTCGCCGCACTGGTGGCGACAATGCTGTCGTTCACTTCTTCAGATCTATC GTGTCTCCTGCTCCTAAAAAATCTAGG GGGGATCAGAAGGGACATGGCTCAGTGAAGGCGCAAAAAGGGCGTGCAGGAGACGGACAGGGCACGCTGACCCGCATCTTCAAAATG